One genomic segment of Arachis duranensis cultivar V14167 chromosome 4, aradu.V14167.gnm2.J7QH, whole genome shotgun sequence includes these proteins:
- the LOC110280576 gene encoding uncharacterized protein LOC110280576: MVRADAAVTVKVLQQATEADYGFRPSYRKVWMAKQKAVAQIYGDWEESYAELPRWMLGIQATMPGTITVLKTSPVQIGGGVDESTVYFHRLFWTFPPCIEAFRHCKSLVSIDGTHLYGKYGGTLLLAIAQDGNSNILPIAFALVEGENAESWSFFLSNLREHVTPLEGILVISDRHNGIKAALEAPETGWLPPRAFRAYCKDSRRLLVNAAYAKTEAEFYYWFDIMRTENPAMCDWANRMEYDKWTQHEDAGRRFGHMTTNISECVNSVLKGTHNLPVTSLVKSTYGRLAQLFVVRGQTAEAQLGSGHEFCQALVKAIDRNLRDSRCFTVTLYDRHQSEYTVAETTPTGTFSLGSYRVSLKDHRCDCGHFQALHYPCCHAIACCAYSRLNWASYVHEVYRMTEVFNVYKQGFLPPIPEGLWPPYAGPTIIPDPNLRRAKEGRPKATRIRRSMDQSQENQPKRSGLCRQPGHTRRNCHQRTHSGGGDA; the protein is encoded by the exons ATGGTTAGGGCGGATGCTGCGGTTACGGTAAAGGTACTTCAACAAGCGACAGAAGCTGATTACGGTTTCAGGCCTAGTTACAGGAAAGTTTGGATGGCTAAGCAGAAGGCAGTGGCACAAATATATGGAGATTGGGAAGAGTCTTACGCGGAGTTGCCCCGTTGGATGCTAGGGATCCAGGCGACAATGCCGGGAACAATCACGGTGCTGAAGACGTCTCCGGTTCAGATTGGTGGTGGGGTTGATGAGTCGACGGTGTACTTTCACCGACTTTTCTGGACATTTCCACCCTGTATCGAGGCATTCCGGCATTGCAAGTCACTCGTCAGTATTGATGGTACCCACTTGTATGGGAAGTATGGAGGGACGCTGCTGTTGGCGATAGCTCAGGACGGAAACTCGAACATCTTGCCGATAGCATTTGCCCTTGTGGAGGGGGAAAATGCAGAGTCGTGGTCATTCTTCTTGTCCAACCTCCGAGAGCATGTGACTCCTCTGGAGGGTATCCTTGTTATCTCAGACAGGCATAATGGGATCAAGGCGGCCCTTGAGGCACCTGAGACTGGATGGCTACCTCCTCGTGCTTTCCGGGCCTACT GTAAGGACTCAAGGCGGTTACTGGTCAATGCTGCCTACGCCAAGACTGAGGCAGAGTTTTACTACTGGTTCGACATCATGCGGACTGAGAATCCAGCAATGTGTGACTGGGCCAACCGTATGGAGTATGACAAATGGACCCAACATGAGGATGCTGGTCGACGGTTCGGGCACATGACCACAAACATCAGTGAATGTGTGAACTCCGTGCTAAAGGGAACTCACAACCTGCCGGTCACATCGTTGGTTAAGTCAACCTACGGGAGGCTTGCTCAGCTATTTGTGGTCCGGGGACAAACAGCAGAGGCACAACTCGGATCCGGCCATGAATTCTGTCAGGCATTGGTCAAGGCTATTGATCGGAACCTTAGAGACTCCAGGTGCTTTACTGTGACATTATACGACAGGCATCAGTCCGAGTACACCGTGGCTGAGACAACACCAACGGGAACGTTCTCTCTTGGTAGCTATAGAGTTTCCCTTAAAGATCACCGATGCGACTGTGGTCACTTCCAGGCGCTGCATTATCCATGTTGCCACGCCATTGCCTGTTGCGCCTACTCCCGGCTAAACTGGGCGTCATATGTTCACGAAGTGTATCGTATGACTGAGGTGTTCAACGTTTACAAGCAGGGGTTTCTCCCACCTATTCCTGAAGGCCTATGGCCTCCATATGCTGGCCCAACCATCATTCCTGACCCTAATCTGCGGCGTGCAAAGGAAGGTCGTCCAAAGGCAACCAGGATCCGTAGAAGCATGGATCAGTCTCAAGAGAATCAGCCGAAACGTTCTGGGCTATGCCGTCAGCCTGGGCATACGCGAAGGAACTGTCACCAGCGAACACATAGTGGTGGAGGGGATGCGTAG